Part of the Nitrosopumilus sp. genome, ATGTTTTATTGATGCTAAAGAACATGGAGAAGATCTTAAGATTGCTATCACTGTAGGAGTACATCCTGCTATTTCAATTGCTGGAGCATATCAAGCTGATTGGGGAAAAGATGAAATCGATATTGCAAATTCACTTTTAGGAGGGAAATTAACTCTGACAAAATTACCTTTCTCTAGATTAAACGTTCCATCTGGTGCAGAAATTGTTATGGAAGGAAAAATACTTCAAGATAAAACTCATCCTGAATGGATGGTTGAAATGCTTCAAACTTATGATCATAAAAGATCTCAACCTGTTTTCGAGCTTGAAAACCTCTATTTTAGAAATAGTCCAATCTTTCATGATGTTCTTTCTGGATTTTCAGAACATAGATTATTGATGGGAATGCCAATAGAATCTAAACTAAATGGGGAATTAAAGAAATATTTTTCACAAACAAAACAAGTCTCAATGACTAATGGTGGGTGTAATTGGTTACATGCTGTAGTACAAATTAAAAAGAAAAATGATTCTGATCCTAAAAAAATTATTAAAAAAACATTTGAATCTCATCGTTCTTTGAAACAAGTAACTGTAGTTGACGATGATATTGATCCAAACAGTGCTGAATCTGTAGAATATGCTATGGCCACTAGATTTCAAGCTGATAAAGATCTTGTAATAATCAAAAATGTTCGTGGCTCCAGCCTTGATCCTTCCAGTAATCAACAAAAACTGAAAACCTCAAAAATGGGAATTGATGCAACTCGACCATTATCTAAACGACCTGAGGGATTTGAACTAGCTAAAATCCCAAAAATAGACAAAATCAACCTCAAAAAATATTTCAAATGATTAAAAACAACTGATTAAATTAAATTGGATATGTTTAGGTATTGGAATTAAGTAAAAATGTCATCAGAAAATTCTATTGATAGAGAAAAAAGTCCAGCCGAGTCACATGCAGAGGTAATTGTCAGAATGTTTCCTTCTGACGCAAATCCAGCAGGTAATGTTTTTGGTGGGGAAATTTTAAAGCATATTGATATGGTAGCTGGAATTGTAGCTCAACGACATTCTCAATCAAATGCTGTTACTGTATCAATGGATAGTGTTAATTTTCTGAAACCTGTTTTTGTTGGAAATGTTCTCTCTTTGAATGCCCGAATAAACTATGTTCATAACTCATCCATGGAAATTGAAGTAAAAGCAGAGGCTGAAGATATTGTTACTGGAATCCGAACCGTTACTGGAACTGCTTTTGTTACATTTGTAGCTCTAGATAAAAATGGAAAGCCTACCCCTGTTCCTAAATTAGCTCTAAAAACAGATGATGATAGAATAAAGTTTGAAGAAGGTAAAGTTAGAATGGATAATAGATTAAAAAAACGTCAGAATTGACTTCAAAGTTCTCATAGATCCATTTAAGAATAATGAAAATTATCTTTAGTTAATGTCTGAACAATCAAAAAATAATGAATGGGATTCATTATGGCAAGAATACACAAAATCACTTGAAAATTGGAAAACTCTTTTTGAGCAAATTCAAAATGCAAGTAAAGACATGCAATCAAAATTCAATGATGTTTGGGATAAAGCAACTGTGGAATCAAGTGCTGAAACCATGAAATTATTTGGAGAAAATTGGCAAAAAGCTCTCAACGATGTTGGCATGAATTCTTTCAAAGAATTTAGTGAAAATTGGCAAAAAGCTCTCAACGATACCAATGTATCTACTTTTAAGCAATTTGCAGAAAATTGGCAAAAAACACTTAGTTCATCTGGATTAGAACAGATGAATGCTTATGGTGAAATGATGAAAAAGTTTGCTGAACATGGACATCAATGTGGCCAAAATCCCAATAAATAATTGAATTGAGAGAAAAATTTTTCTTTTTTTGTACATGTACAGGATTAGAAATAATGACTGCAATAGGAGTAACCAGTTATCTATTGTATCTAGACGAGACACTTTTGTCTTTAATTTCTATGATTGTTTTTGGAAAATTAATCATTTTTCATTTTATAATGGAATTTTTTGATAGAAAAAGTATGTTGAAAAATCCAAATGTAGAAAGAATAAAACTATGACAAATTTACATTTTCTTAATGTCTATTTCTCAACATGAATGCTATGTTGAATTATCAAGTTTTGACGAATTAGCACGATTTGCATGCGCATTAAAAGAATATCCTAAACGGGTATATTCTCAGGAATTGGATGGATCTCGAATTATTTCAAGTAGTATC contains:
- a CDS encoding acyl-CoA thioesterase, coding for MSSENSIDREKSPAESHAEVIVRMFPSDANPAGNVFGGEILKHIDMVAGIVAQRHSQSNAVTVSMDSVNFLKPVFVGNVLSLNARINYVHNSSMEIEVKAEAEDIVTGIRTVTGTAFVTFVALDKNGKPTPVPKLALKTDDDRIKFEEGKVRMDNRLKKRQN
- a CDS encoding UbiD family decarboxylase, with the translated sequence MSDLRSYISQIKKINELKTIKTQVSTKFEIAGITAKLDGSHAVLFEKIKESDFKLISNLVGTRKRFGIAVGGTESNIHEKVISAIKKAKKPKIVPTGKFMENKSKNLFSMPIVTHFEKESGPFITSSIAYAKNPDTGKQNSSFHRMMPIDKTHFSIRMVEGRHLHRCFIDAKEHGEDLKIAITVGVHPAISIAGAYQADWGKDEIDIANSLLGGKLTLTKLPFSRLNVPSGAEIVMEGKILQDKTHPEWMVEMLQTYDHKRSQPVFELENLYFRNSPIFHDVLSGFSEHRLLMGMPIESKLNGELKKYFSQTKQVSMTNGGCNWLHAVVQIKKKNDSDPKKIIKKTFESHRSLKQVTVVDDDIDPNSAESVEYAMATRFQADKDLVIIKNVRGSSLDPSSNQQKLKTSKMGIDATRPLSKRPEGFELAKIPKIDKINLKKYFK